ttcttctccatttccctcccaaatccttcccaattccttcctagaccctagctaaatcctagggtcgtgacatattttgattaggattaattttttgttactcAACAAGAAATACAATTTGATGGTTATAGAACcgtattctttaattatttgttaggTAAATGATAGCAAGTTGACTAAAGACCACCTTGAATTTAAAGGAGTTAAAAACTATTATGTTTGGCTTCTTCAAAACTAGCCAATCTCTTCTCTTGTTTGAACTTGTCCTACTTAAACTTGCAAATCTATGACATAAAACCATGCAAATATTAGTGAAACTAGAATTTGAACCCATAACCTTGAGCTCATAAGATGCTGTTTTTAAGCTCTTAGATTGGACccataattttaaaagtataacttaaatttattgtaatcaATTGTAATACACATAATGAGACTAATGCCTAATGCTCTAATGAGTAATGATTAAATATGGAAATATTGAATATAATATTAACttcaaaacttaaattattgtaaaggtacttgatttattaatttttttttcttcaatttttgtaattttttaaactcTTCTTCAAACGGGCCAAATGGTTTGTGTTAGGCCGCGCCACGACTTGGCCCACACGCGTGTTGTGCTGTGCAGTGCCAGGTCGCCTGTCACATACCGCCATCCCAACATGATCCTATATGCTTGGGTTGGGTTGGTATGGCCCACTCACTACAGTCGCAGGTTGTGCTGGGTTGGGTGAGTAGGTGGGTGGGCCAGACCAGCCCATGGGTGGCCCCGTCCATTTGACACCTCTcctttttcataaaaagacGGTTTCCACAACTCGAATCCATGATCTTTTAATCACAGTGCAGTACAACCTACTGTTGCTATCAATGCTTCCCATgcatatatatgaaatatataatttctcattcaaaaaggataataaataatttaccTATTGACTTGCCCTTGCCTTGCAAGGCATAATTCTTTatcctttattttatttataaaaaattgtgtGTTGGGATGCTCATGCCATGTTATGTCCGTTTCCATGTATATCTACATCTGTATTTCTTAGCTTATGTTCTCCTTCCTCAGAATCATGTGTTATCTTTGACTTCCAGTAGCACTCATTTTGATGTGTCCATGATTCCATGTTGGATCTTCCACTTGAAAGCTTATAACTTGAGCTTATTGTCAATACAAAAGCAATATCGCAGCATGTATGGCTGGTCTTTGAAATGACCAGGCTAGGCCTGTATACCAAAATTGTATTTGTCTGTAATTGGGTCACAATTTCATTTGGTGCGCCTCTTCATAATTCTGGTGGTCATTAGTAGTAATTTTCTTGGTATGGTTTCAGGTATGAGCAAGCCGAAGTCATAGAAAGGGAACTTGAACAGATGGTTGAACAGATCAAGACCATTATTCAGACCCTTAACGCCAACCAGGTGATGACTTTTACTGCTGTGATCTTGTGATTTTTTATGTTCCTGTTTTAAAGATGATATTTACCCTGTGTTCACTTCAGGGTGGAGACCTCGATACTGTTGATGGAACGACTCCTTTGGATGTTGTCGTCCGCATATTAAACAATCAATTAAGTTCACTTATGTGGATTGATGAAAAGGTTAGTTTCTTGTGctttaaattttgtttgtagCATAATCCAATCAGAGCTATGCAATTCTGGTGTTCGAACAAGTCGTAATGTCTAAGCTGGAATTTTATATTGCTTCCTACATTTGGGTAATTGGCATAAGTTTCAATCCCTATGTTACTTTTATATCAACTAAACCGTTTTCTTCAATACAGTTTGCTGGAAACATGCACGATTACATGCATATGTTACGACAGAATTCCTGACAGTTTTCCtcttttattattgtttatcaTTTTTTCTGGGGCGTGTTTGTGCATTCTTAGATAAATTTAGTGTTTTCATATCAGGCGGAGGAATTCTCATCTCGCATTCAGAAGCTTGCAAGCCAGGGGTCAGCTGCAGACCGCAAATTAATGGGCCCAAAGCTGTGGTTGACCTGATCGTTGGTTCTGCATAGAGTTTATTGGAGAGGGAGCTTAACGTTTCCGCATAGTGTTTACTGACTGGAGAGGGAGCAAGTCTTTTGATGAAAAGTGTATTGGGTTTGTAGTTGGGTGAAAACGTATCTGTTGCTGCTTCTACTTGTCTTTCAGGAGAAAAGGTATCCTTGTTAGGCTGCTTCAACCTTGAACTTTTATGGCTATAGATAGATAGTGAAATTAGCCTTTTGGATTGACTTCTTGTTATACAATTGGTCGTCCTGGACAGCAGTTATGCTTTTTGTTAAGATTGGCAAGATATATGTAATGGCACTGGAGATTCCtttccttaaaaaaatatatgtttagtatgcatatataaatgtaaacatTCATTCTGCGCACTTAAAAATGACACCTAGGTCAATTATCATATTATCCATGCTTTGTTCATGCATGCCAAGATCGGAATGCACAACCGTGAACCTGCTTTCtatgcaaataataataaaaaaataaataaataatagctACTTGGATTAAATGCCTAAGAACTGGCCTGCCTCTGTGTATGTCGATATATGATGGGTTCTTGTATATGTGACAGATGAAGGTCAgcctttttctttgtttgtttgcttGCTTGCTTTAGATTTGGTTTATGGATTATGGATTATTTTGCATGCAGAtgcttataataattttattttttatcattaaacacttgtattaattagtaaaatatatttattatcaaccaattaaagtttttaagtactaaaattaatgtataattatttattttatttgaaaataaagtgTATTAAATGTGTCTTTAACAACTAAGATCTTCTTCagaaaaactcatgtaataATTGTGTTTCTCAAAACTATTTCCCCACCCacgataaattaaaatttaaaataaaattatttttaacaattgatATACATATTTAAGATTTGAACAAGACAAATTACCGTCAAAAAATTGTAATATCAAATCAGTTAGattggatatttaaaaatgttatttagacattaaatttgtatattgaattttaataaattatacatttattaatttgagattatgataatatttataataattgaaCGTACAATGTAATGAAGTCATTGAAGTAAAGAGTGTAAAAAGTCTAGTGGAATTATCATTTCggttaaatattttctcacacTCATACTGTAAGGTATCCGTTTCATAATcgtgagcgagagagagagagattgttcAGTTTCCTTCCTTCCATTTCTGGAGAAGCCTCCCCCTCTTtaacgctctctctctctctctctcttctcgttttcatctatctatatatatatatatgtgctgtGTGGATGATTGTGTATTTCGTTTCCGTGAATTAGAGTTGAAGAAGAGTATTATTCTCCAATGGCTGATGCGTTAACCTACGTGAAGCTCACCGAGGGACAGGATGCCTCGTTGCAGAACATCAGCCCTGGCGAGCTCAATCAACCCATCGACGTCGCTGCGGTTTGTCCTCTCCCTTTGCTTCTCTCTTCATCGTTCTATGCAGAATGTACACGATTTCTGCAAATCATTTGGCGTTGTGgaatttttgttttatgattTCCTTGTTAAAGAAATATATGTTGAAGATCTTTGcagaatcaaataaaaattgaaaaatttatacCTCCAGCCATAGTTGATTAagcgggaaaaaaaaaaaaaaaatctatatcaGAATTTACTCTCCCTGGATCATGGTGCAACAGGGCTGCATCTGTTTCATCAATGAGTTTGCCGTTAATGCCTATCGATCACTTATGCGTGTCTCTGATGGAAATGACACAATCCCTATTTATTGGCAATATCAGGAACTCACGGATAAGGATAAAGATGAATCTTTCCATCAAGGGTGATTGTATATCATCATTCGATCTTCACCCTCAAAACacattctaatttttcaaaatattattatcaaattataataacaataatttcaGAATTGGTGGCCAATGAGGAGACATTTGCAAAGTGTTGTTACTTAggctatttgatttttttttttttttttcaaaatgcaTGTAAAGGAACTTGATCTGgatgcttttaatttttagtacaCATATATGATCTGGGTATAAAACTtcgttatttatttttgctgGGTGACTTCTGATTTTTCTTCTGATATGAAGTTAACTTGTTTATGAACTTGCTTTATGGATTTCCAATTTCTGCTGTAACcctgtatatatttatatggaaAGTGTTAtctttaaaacatttttcaattagaagccaatttctttttatttgtgaaTGATTGGATACATTGAGATTCCTTATCCTGGTTTTGTTTTTGCATAAAAATTCTGTTTCCATAACATTACCCTGTTTATAACACCTAAAAACAACAGTACACAAATTTGGTGTGGTCTGGGAATTTTTCGCTATGTGAAAGGTAGAATTGATAAACTCGATTTTGTTGTTATAGTAGTTGAGATTAAAATAGGTGGTTTTGTGTGATTACCTTGCGGGCAGTTAAAATTTAGTTGCATGCATGTGGGTATCCCGCAGATCAAGAAAACTATAGAGATGGACCTGATGCATTTAAATTACAATTAGATGTGTGAATATTGTGCAGATTAAACTACAGGGATTGACCTGATGACGGTTGAAATTGAGGATACATGAATGATGGCACTGAAATTGTAAGATTGTATCTGTAGTTGTCAGTGGTGGAATCAAGACCCCGAGTCAGAGGGCAGAAATCTCGAGTTTGTACACGAAATTTTTTGGGCATTACTTAATTGTTCCccatcttttttatttcaagGGGGCAAGCGTTTGAGGATATAATAATTGTTCCCACCGCTCCAACCCGTGTTGTTTCGCATAACACGGCTTGCCCTCCCCTAGAGACCCTCCGAGGGGGTTTCTCACTAAGGTCCTTCCGAAGCCTAACCTAGCGATAATCGGACACCCTCACCCAAAGGATCATGTCATGTGCCCTCATGCATGTGTCATGTGTCCTAGTCCCTAGTGGTGTATAAATATCCCTAACCTCTCGTCTTCTGGATCCTTCTTTTGAAATCGAAGACCTCTCTCCAACTCTTTGGCATAGACTCTTCAGAAGACCTTCTGCTCTTCAGGAAACACCATCCAACACTCATGTCCACTGCACCTACATTTTTCAACAGCATAACCATGtatgacttaagcatcagagggccTATGCGGGAGAAATCTCTACATGCCTCCTGATTGCCTTTTGTCTTGTAGATCTGAAGACACGAATTAGCTGGAGACTCTTCAAAAGACCCTTCTACAGCTCCCTTGGAAGCCCTTCCAAGGCTTCGCACACCCGAAGACTCTTCTCCTTTTAGAGCCATCCTTCCATAGGACCTTCTTCGGGCCCCCTCTGAGCAGACCTTGTTCTCCCTACTGACTTTTTGCTGAGCTTCcctaaaacaaacaaattttaattgttgtgttACAGCAACAACAATATTAATTGTGAAGAAGTGATTGCCATGTGTGCTCTAGATGgatggttttttttttgaagaatgaacatgccataattttttttattttttattttccctttgtTCTGTTCCCCATCTTTGTCTTTTTGGCCTTTTAAGTTTCACTATACAATATGTGTAATGTAGAAGTTTAGGGGTTCTTGGCTTACTAAATATCAAGGTAGCGTgtatagtttcttttttttttttttcatttgttattttccttttctaccTTGAAGTAAAACTGAATTTGTGCAGTTATTTGATCTAATCATGGATCATTTCATTTTACAGTTAACTTCTCGTAGATGTGTAGAATGTGGGCAAACACTCCCACCGTCCTACCAACCCCCTGCTGATGAAGATTGGTCAACTGGGATTTTTGGATGTGCTGAAGATACTGACAGTTGTAAGGACCCTAGCTGTTTTAGTGTTAGGTGGCCTTTTTTATCTTATACTATCAAGTCTCGTAGAAGTAAAAGTAAATTTAGAGAATCAGGGTCTTTCTGATATTCAAATAGTCTGTTACTTTTGCATGCTTTTCCATTTAGCACTTATTTCATGGGATTGTTTATATAAGACGGTTGGTAGGAAGAGTTACTCCTAGTTTTGCGCACGCAGACTCATGATAGCAGCAGTCTAACAGACGATATCTGAGTGACAATTTCTTCTAAAACATGTTTAGAATTGTACATCCATAAAAAACATTCGTACAGAAGAATGTGACTCATTAATGTTCCTACGTTGGGAGGAAAAAAATTCCATCAACGAAACTTCTGATTGCGGAAATGCTGTATCTACATCATTCTGCTACAACTTTTTTCCCTTTTACATGTATATCCATATGAACACATTTTTCCTGTTTGAAGTAGGATGTTTACTTCTTTAGTCAtgttaatttttgtataatgACACATGTCTATTCCTAAATTATTTTTCGCGTTTTCTAGGTTGGACAGGACTGCTTTTGCCATGTGTGTTGTTTGGACGTAATGTTGAAACCTTGAGTGATGATTTCTCGCAGAGGGCTGCCTGTGTTGGTCATGTCATTTGTGTTGAAGGTGGTATTACACTAGCTGCCTTGACATCAGTCTTTAATGGCATTGATCCACAGACAACATGTCTCATTTATGAGGGTCTGTTTTTCGCTTGGTGGATGTGTGGAATCTATACCAGCATGGCTCGTCAAACATT
This window of the Diospyros lotus cultivar Yz01 chromosome 5, ASM1463336v1, whole genome shotgun sequence genome carries:
- the LOC127801900 gene encoding cell number regulator 6, translating into MADALTYVKLTEGQDASLQNISPGELNQPIDVAALTSRRCVECGQTLPPSYQPPADEDWSTGIFGCAEDTDSCWTGLLLPCVLFGRNVETLSDDFSQRAACVGHVICVEGGITLAALTSVFNGIDPQTTCLIYEGLFFAWWMCGIYTSMARQTLQRKYHLKDSPCDPCMVHCCLHWCALCQEHREMKGRLTDNTAPQETITNPPPVQEMNAGQDKQSPSSPAEGAGHTGLEIQPL